AGTTGGACATAGACGGGGTCTCATCGAAGCGGCCCCGTGCGCAGGAGGTCGTCGTGGAGACTCCGGGGTCGCAGTCGTCACTGCACCGAGCCAACCTGGAGCGGGTCGTACGAGCCGTGCGCCTGGCGGGCTCCCTCACCCAGGCCGAGATCGCGCGGACGACAGGCCTGTCCGCGGCGACGGTCTCCAACATCGTCCGCGAGCTGAAGGACAGCGGAACCGTCGAGGTCACCCCCACCTCGGCAGGCGGCCGCAGGGCCCGCAGCGTGTCGCTGAGCGGCGACGCCGGCATCGTCATAGGCGTCGACTTCGGCCACACCCACCTCCGCGTCGCCATCGGCAACCTCGCCCATCAGGTCCTGGCGGAGGAGTCCGAGCCCCTGGACGTGGACGCCTCGTCCACCCAGGGCTTCGACCGCGCGGAACAACTGGTCACCCGCCTCGTCGAGGCGACCGGCGTCGACCGCTCCAAGATCGCCGGCGTCGGCCTCGGCGTCCCCGGTCCCATCGACGTGGAGTCCGGCACCCTCGGCTCGACCGCCATTCTCCCCGGTTGGACCGGCACCAAGCCCGCCGAGGAACTCCGCGGCCGCCTCGGCGTCCCCGTGCACGTCGACAACGACGCCAACCTCGGCGCCCTCGGCGAGATGGTCTGGGGCAGCGGCCGGGGCGTCCGCGACCTGGCCTACATCAAGGTCGCCAGCGGCGTCGGCGC
This genomic stretch from Streptomyces sp. Go-475 harbors:
- a CDS encoding ROK family transcriptional regulator, coding for METPGSQSSLHRANLERVVRAVRLAGSLTQAEIARTTGLSAATVSNIVRELKDSGTVEVTPTSAGGRRARSVSLSGDAGIVIGVDFGHTHLRVAIGNLAHQVLAEESEPLDVDASSTQGFDRAEQLVTRLVEATGVDRSKIAGVGLGVPGPIDVESGTLGSTAILPGWTGTKPAEELRGRLGVPVHVDNDANLGALGEMVWGSGRGVRDLAYIKVASGVGAGLVISGKIYRGPGGTAGEIGHITLDESGPVCRCGNRGCLETFAAARYVLPLLQSSHGTDLTMEGVVRLARDGDPGCRRVIADVGRHIGSGVANLCNLLNPSRVVLGGDLAEAGELVLGPIRESVGRYAIPSAARQLSVLPGALGGRAEVLGALALALSEMGDSTLLDGTAVGALQAATPAFT